In Streptomyces nojiriensis, one genomic interval encodes:
- a CDS encoding geranyl diphosphate 2-C-methyltransferase, translated as MTSIDLTAAAGTTSVFIPAPVTPYQGDIARYWDHEARPVNLRLGDVDGLYHHHYGIGDIDHAALGDTEDSAYEKKLIAELHRLESAQAKLLLEHLGPIGRDDTLVDAGCGRGGSMVMAHQRFGCKVEGVTLSAKQADFANRRAQELGIEDHVRARVCNMLSTPFETGQAAGSWNNESSMYVDLHDLFAEHSRVLEVGGRYVTITGCWNPRYGQPSKWVSQINAHFECNIHSRREYLRAMADNRLVPQAVIDLTPDTLPYWELRATSSLVTGIEEAFIESYKDGSFQYVLIAADRV; from the coding sequence ATGACTAGCATCGATCTCACCGCAGCAGCCGGCACCACCTCCGTGTTCATCCCCGCCCCGGTGACTCCGTATCAGGGGGACATCGCCCGTTACTGGGACCACGAGGCCAGGCCCGTGAACCTCCGTCTCGGCGATGTCGACGGCCTTTACCACCACCACTACGGCATCGGCGACATCGACCACGCCGCCCTCGGCGACACCGAGGACAGCGCATACGAGAAGAAGTTGATCGCCGAGCTCCACCGCCTGGAATCGGCCCAGGCGAAACTCCTCCTTGAGCACCTCGGCCCCATCGGGCGCGACGACACCCTCGTCGACGCGGGTTGCGGCCGCGGCGGTTCGATGGTCATGGCCCACCAGCGCTTCGGATGCAAGGTCGAGGGCGTCACCCTGTCGGCCAAGCAGGCCGACTTCGCCAACCGGCGCGCCCAGGAACTCGGCATCGAGGACCACGTCCGGGCCCGGGTCTGCAACATGCTGAGCACGCCGTTCGAGACCGGGCAGGCCGCGGGCTCGTGGAACAACGAGTCGAGCATGTACGTCGACCTGCACGACCTCTTCGCGGAGCACTCGCGCGTCCTCGAGGTCGGCGGCCGGTACGTGACCATCACCGGCTGCTGGAACCCGCGTTACGGCCAGCCCTCGAAGTGGGTCTCCCAGATCAACGCGCACTTCGAGTGCAACATCCACTCCCGCCGGGAGTACCTGCGCGCGATGGCCGACAACCGGCTCGTACCGCAGGCCGTCATCGACCTGACCCCCGACACCCTGCCCTACTGGGAGCTGCGCGCCACGTCCTCCCTGGTCACCGGCATCGAGGAGGCGTTCATCGAGTCCTACAAGGACGGCTCCTTCCAGTACGTCCTGATCGCGGCCGACCGCGTCTGA
- a CDS encoding FAD-binding oxidoreductase: MAGTTPQPPQSTSRTRSWWGWGWTDAHPDDAECTAIGALLPGTLSRPLPVPRVRDLAVAGPAVEPPPSLGHLVSADPGDRAAHAMGKAYRDVVRALRGRPGRIPDLVARPTDDQGVADLLDWAGERQVAVVPYGGGSSVSGGVEYRGDAHRAVLSLDLTAMGRVLEVDTAGRAARIQAGTLGPSLEDQLRPHGLTLRHFPQSFEFSTLGGWLATRAGGHYATGRTHIDDFVQSLRVVTPAGTSSSWRLPASGAGPSPDRLFLGSEGALGVITEAWVRLQERPRHKASAAVAFTDFQGALGAVRALAQSDLSPANCRLLDAGEAALSGAAHDGSSVLVLGFESADEPVAARLERAVALARSHGGRHEGTDGAGGREDGPDGDAAVRAWRSAFLRMPYLRDGLARMGAVAETFETAATWDRIPGLIDDVRREVGEAAVKATGFPATVNCRLTHVYPDGAAPYFTVLAAGRPGDEVAVWDDLKAVAGEVLHRHRATITHHHAVGRDHRPGYDRQRPEPFALALRAAKGALDPRGILNPGVLVD; this comes from the coding sequence ATGGCCGGCACCACCCCGCAGCCGCCGCAGTCCACGTCCCGCACCCGGTCCTGGTGGGGCTGGGGCTGGACGGACGCGCATCCCGACGACGCGGAATGCACCGCGATCGGCGCCCTGCTCCCCGGTACCCTCAGCCGCCCGCTCCCCGTGCCCCGCGTCCGCGACCTGGCCGTCGCGGGCCCCGCCGTCGAACCCCCGCCGAGCCTCGGCCACCTGGTCTCCGCCGATCCCGGGGACCGCGCCGCGCACGCCATGGGCAAGGCCTACCGGGACGTGGTGCGCGCCCTGCGCGGGCGCCCCGGCCGCATCCCCGACCTCGTCGCCCGCCCCACGGACGACCAGGGCGTGGCCGATCTGCTGGACTGGGCCGGTGAGCGGCAGGTCGCCGTCGTCCCGTACGGCGGAGGCTCCTCGGTCTCCGGAGGCGTCGAGTACCGCGGCGACGCCCACCGGGCCGTCCTGTCCCTGGACCTGACCGCCATGGGCCGCGTACTGGAGGTCGACACCGCGGGCCGGGCGGCGCGCATCCAGGCCGGCACCCTCGGGCCGAGCCTGGAGGACCAGCTGCGGCCCCACGGCCTCACCCTGCGGCACTTCCCGCAGAGCTTCGAGTTCTCCACGCTGGGCGGCTGGCTCGCCACCCGGGCCGGCGGCCACTACGCCACCGGCCGGACGCACATCGACGACTTCGTCCAGTCGCTGCGCGTCGTGACCCCGGCCGGCACCAGCAGCTCGTGGCGGCTGCCCGCCTCCGGGGCGGGCCCCTCCCCCGACCGCCTGTTCCTGGGCTCCGAAGGCGCCCTCGGCGTCATCACCGAGGCATGGGTACGCCTGCAGGAACGCCCCCGGCACAAGGCGTCCGCGGCGGTCGCGTTCACGGACTTCCAGGGAGCCCTCGGGGCGGTGCGCGCCCTCGCGCAGTCCGACCTCTCCCCCGCCAACTGCCGTCTGCTGGACGCCGGTGAGGCCGCGCTGTCGGGCGCGGCGCACGACGGCAGCTCCGTACTGGTCCTGGGGTTCGAGTCGGCGGACGAACCGGTGGCCGCCCGGCTCGAACGGGCCGTCGCGCTGGCCCGCTCGCACGGCGGCCGGCACGAGGGGACGGACGGGGCCGGCGGCCGGGAGGACGGCCCGGACGGCGACGCGGCCGTGCGCGCCTGGCGCTCGGCGTTCCTGCGGATGCCCTACCTCCGCGACGGTCTGGCCCGGATGGGCGCGGTCGCGGAGACCTTCGAGACGGCGGCCACCTGGGACCGTATCCCCGGCCTGATCGACGACGTACGCAGGGAGGTCGGCGAGGCCGCGGTCAAGGCCACCGGATTCCCGGCGACCGTCAACTGCCGTCTGACGCACGTGTATCCGGACGGCGCGGCGCCCTACTTCACCGTGCTCGCGGCCGGCCGGCCGGGTGACGAGGTCGCCGTCTGGGACGACCTGAAGGCCGTCGCGGGCGAGGTCCTGCACCGCCACCGGGCCACCATCACCCACCACCACGCGGTCGGCCGGGACCACCGCCCGGGCTATGACCGGCAGCGCCCGGAGCCCTTCGCCCTCGCCCTGCGGGCCGCGAAGGGGGCCCTCGATCCGCGCGGCATCCTCAACCCCGGTGTGCTCGTGGACTGA
- a CDS encoding TetR/AcrR family transcriptional regulator gives MATPSSHSSKAGTKGVPRQHRRQQMLEAATEEFGRHGYAAASLPAIAGRVGVTKTLLHQYFGTKEDLYVACLVPVGDRLLDTVRAAMGEGGAAPHTPLRVLHGIFAALEGQREAWFVLYDTTLPPGGEAARRASEYWAAIDRLAAGGTAELLRAAGSTDPLDADALKYVWRDLVATLVRWWVKHPEQTPEAMTRRCARLFAAAATLTPDGHLD, from the coding sequence ATGGCAACCCCCTCCTCGCATTCCTCGAAGGCCGGCACCAAGGGAGTCCCGCGGCAGCACCGCCGCCAACAGATGCTGGAGGCGGCCACGGAGGAGTTCGGCAGGCACGGCTACGCGGCCGCGTCGCTCCCCGCGATCGCCGGGCGCGTGGGAGTCACCAAGACGCTGCTGCACCAGTACTTCGGCACCAAGGAGGACCTGTACGTGGCCTGCCTGGTCCCGGTCGGGGACCGGCTGCTGGACACCGTCCGCGCGGCGATGGGGGAGGGCGGGGCCGCCCCGCACACGCCGCTGCGCGTGCTCCACGGCATCTTCGCCGCGCTGGAGGGGCAGCGCGAGGCGTGGTTCGTGCTCTACGACACCACCCTGCCGCCCGGCGGCGAGGCCGCGCGCCGGGCCTCGGAATACTGGGCGGCCATCGACCGGCTAGCCGCCGGCGGCACCGCGGAACTGCTGCGCGCGGCCGGATCCACCGACCCGCTGGACGCCGACGCGCTCAAGTACGTGTGGCGGGACCTGGTCGCCACCCTCGTCCGCTGGTGGGTCAAGCACCCGGAGCAGACGCCGGAGGCCATGACGCGGCGCTGCGCCCGCCTTTTCGCGGCCGCCGCCACCCTCACCCCCGACGGGCACCTCGACTGA
- a CDS encoding DUF3224 domain-containing protein, with protein MRATGTFTVKAFVPTGLKPEPAVPTGLPVGVATMEKSFEGEVAGRSATLFTAAFDQGTGVGTYVAMESFEGSLNGRDGSFNFVHSATTSGSDRTAEFFTIVPSSGTGALAGIEGAGGMAVDADGTHRIWFDYQLG; from the coding sequence ATGAGAGCTACTGGAACGTTCACCGTCAAAGCGTTCGTCCCGACCGGGCTGAAGCCCGAGCCTGCCGTCCCCACCGGGCTCCCCGTCGGTGTCGCGACCATGGAGAAGTCGTTCGAGGGCGAAGTGGCCGGCCGCTCCGCGACCCTGTTCACCGCCGCGTTCGACCAGGGGACCGGCGTCGGCACCTATGTCGCCATGGAGTCCTTCGAGGGTTCACTGAACGGCCGGGACGGGTCCTTCAACTTCGTGCACTCGGCGACCACGTCCGGCAGCGACCGCACCGCGGAGTTCTTCACCATCGTGCCCTCCAGCGGCACCGGCGCACTGGCGGGAATCGAGGGTGCCGGGGGCATGGCGGTCGATGCGGACGGCACCCACCGGATCTGGTTCGACTACCAGCTCGGCTGA
- a CDS encoding MarR family winged helix-turn-helix transcriptional regulator: protein MPKKLTESEMPAADYAFYGLVWAGTVMTDRVDRALVKAHDLPVSWFEVMLWLASSPEPVPASVLGNSTLLSRSQVSRVVDALQTRGLVSRTPSARDARSVEVSLTEAGRTVFAEADATRREALAPVFTELLDEKDLEALGAVWRKLKAAKAAEAAQADQERAG, encoded by the coding sequence ATGCCGAAGAAGCTCACCGAATCCGAGATGCCGGCGGCCGACTACGCCTTCTACGGGCTGGTGTGGGCCGGGACGGTCATGACCGATCGCGTCGACCGGGCCCTGGTCAAGGCCCACGACCTCCCCGTGTCCTGGTTCGAGGTCATGCTGTGGCTGGCCTCCAGCCCCGAGCCGGTGCCCGCCTCCGTACTCGGCAACAGCACCCTGCTCAGCCGCAGCCAGGTCTCCCGTGTCGTGGACGCCCTGCAGACCCGGGGCCTGGTGAGCCGCACGCCCTCGGCGCGCGACGCCCGGTCGGTGGAGGTCTCCCTCACCGAGGCGGGCCGCACGGTGTTCGCCGAGGCGGACGCCACCCGGCGCGAAGCCCTCGCCCCGGTCTTCACCGAGCTCCTCGACGAGAAGGACCTGGAGGCACTGGGCGCCGTATGGCGCAAGCTCAAGGCCGCGAAGGCGGCAGAGGCGGCGCAGGCCGATCAGGAGCGCGCCGGGTAG
- a CDS encoding SDR family oxidoreductase, with protein MSTPSAATSATSARTVLITGTSSGIGLAAAIAAARAGWRTVATLRDTRRADALRKAAVEAGVELDIRQLDVVDEASVAAAVEGVIADYGRLDAVVNNAGAGHVGTLELESVADVREVMEVNFFGVLNVSKAALPHLRATGGRLITVTSVGGVIGQPFNEAYCAAKFAVEGYMESLAPVAGAVGVSVSVIEPGAVATEFVNNIGLDLEARIAAAGPYSDALRHYVERTVGQFLNGAQTPAGAAESVMEALTADRPAFRIQTSPWARDFTGTKLADQDGSAVVGMTGTWVA; from the coding sequence ATGTCGACCCCCTCCGCCGCCACCTCCGCGACCTCCGCCCGCACCGTTCTGATCACCGGCACCTCCTCCGGCATCGGCCTGGCGGCCGCGATCGCCGCCGCCCGGGCCGGCTGGCGTACGGTCGCCACCCTGCGCGACACCCGCCGCGCCGACGCCCTGCGCAAGGCCGCCGTCGAGGCGGGCGTCGAGCTCGACATCCGACAGCTCGACGTCGTCGACGAAGCCTCCGTCGCCGCCGCCGTGGAGGGCGTCATCGCCGACTACGGCCGGCTGGACGCCGTCGTCAACAACGCCGGCGCCGGCCACGTGGGCACCCTGGAGCTCGAATCCGTGGCCGACGTCCGTGAGGTCATGGAGGTCAACTTCTTCGGCGTGCTGAACGTCTCCAAGGCCGCACTGCCCCACCTGCGGGCCACCGGCGGCCGCCTGATCACGGTCACCAGCGTCGGCGGCGTCATCGGTCAGCCCTTCAACGAGGCCTACTGCGCCGCGAAGTTCGCCGTCGAGGGGTACATGGAGAGCCTGGCCCCCGTCGCCGGCGCCGTCGGTGTGAGCGTGTCCGTCATCGAGCCCGGCGCCGTGGCGACGGAGTTCGTGAACAACATCGGCCTCGACCTCGAAGCCCGGATCGCCGCCGCCGGCCCGTACTCCGACGCGCTGCGCCACTACGTCGAGCGCACGGTCGGCCAGTTCCTGAACGGCGCGCAGACTCCGGCCGGCGCGGCCGAGTCCGTCATGGAGGCGCTCACCGCCGACCGGCCCGCCTTCCGTATCCAGACCTCCCCGTGGGCCCGTGACTTCACGGGGACCAAGCTGGCCGACCAGGACGGCTCGGCGGTCGTCGGCATGACCGGAACCTGGGTCGCCTGA
- a CDS encoding serine hydrolase domain-containing protein produces MKNPLDGAALDAALENVHRAGMPGLFAEVRDGDQVWRGAAGVADLATGRPVTADMRHRVGSITKTFTVAAVLQQVESGLIGLDTPIGRHLPGLVPGERGDAITVRMLMNHTSGLAEYLPYAYPSLKAFPHLADTGPQSLDDHRFTWFDPTELIEMGVTAPAVGHPGGRPGVYSNTNYLLLAQLLEQVTGTTAEQYITRNVIERAGLRDTELPVGPYVDGPHSQLYEAWFGMIDPPRDYSVYNMSWAIPAGSLISTVADLNRFYGMLLAGEIVGPSSLAQMQRTVPVVSQEGKTIDYGLGLHPMEGPGQGVFWGHGGTVWGGGALAMTRADGKRQMAVAVNMQRWNRLDSSGKPQPHPIDDALATLYHLAMYG; encoded by the coding sequence GTGAAGAACCCACTGGATGGCGCTGCGCTGGACGCAGCCCTCGAAAACGTCCACCGAGCCGGAATGCCGGGCCTGTTCGCCGAGGTGCGGGACGGCGACCAGGTCTGGCGCGGTGCCGCCGGGGTCGCCGACCTCGCCACCGGCCGCCCCGTCACCGCCGACATGCGCCACCGCGTCGGCAGCATCACCAAGACCTTCACCGTCGCCGCGGTCCTGCAGCAGGTCGAAAGCGGTCTGATCGGCCTCGACACACCGATCGGGCGACACCTTCCGGGGCTGGTTCCCGGAGAACGCGGTGACGCGATCACCGTCCGCATGCTGATGAACCACACGAGCGGCCTCGCCGAGTACCTCCCGTACGCCTACCCCTCCCTCAAGGCGTTCCCCCACCTCGCGGACACCGGACCCCAGAGCCTGGACGACCACCGGTTCACCTGGTTCGACCCCACCGAACTGATCGAGATGGGGGTCACCGCACCCGCGGTCGGCCACCCGGGCGGGCGGCCGGGGGTGTACTCCAACACCAACTACCTGCTCCTCGCCCAGCTCCTGGAACAGGTGACCGGCACCACGGCCGAGCAGTACATCACCCGGAACGTCATCGAGCGCGCCGGGCTCCGGGACACCGAACTCCCCGTCGGACCGTACGTCGACGGGCCGCACTCGCAGCTCTACGAGGCATGGTTCGGCATGATCGACCCACCGCGGGACTACAGCGTCTACAACATGTCATGGGCGATTCCGGCGGGCTCCCTGATATCGACCGTCGCGGACCTCAACCGTTTCTACGGCATGCTGCTGGCCGGGGAGATCGTCGGCCCGTCGTCGCTCGCGCAGATGCAACGCACGGTCCCGGTCGTCTCCCAAGAGGGGAAGACGATCGACTACGGCCTCGGCCTGCACCCGATGGAGGGTCCCGGTCAGGGCGTCTTCTGGGGCCACGGCGGCACGGTCTGGGGTGGTGGAGCGCTGGCCATGACCCGTGCCGACGGCAAGCGGCAGATGGCGGTCGCGGTGAACATGCAGAGGTGGAACAGGCTCGACTCCTCCGGCAAGCCGCAGCCCCATCCCATCGACGACGCGCTCGCGACTCTGTACCACCTGGCGATGTACGGCTGA
- a CDS encoding TetR/AcrR family transcriptional regulator — MAGRRRWSTEEILDAAAELLRTSDADSFSVRKLAAALGTDSSSLYRHFRSKTELLRAVADRILLAAMDGYRPEGDWKQRITALALRLREAFGRQPQLAAVWGRYASGGAGSRLVVEEVLQALRASGLPDEEIPLRYHRLAVLVAALIASEAGVSAVTPEEHEQGMELFRVAVLGADPERFPALAHFARDVRPLGAERRAAFEEILAAQLADIEAAIRPS; from the coding sequence ATGGCAGGCCGAAGGCGTTGGTCAACCGAAGAGATCCTGGATGCGGCGGCCGAGCTGCTGCGCACGAGCGACGCGGATTCGTTCAGCGTGCGCAAGCTGGCCGCGGCCCTCGGGACCGATTCCTCCAGCCTCTACCGGCACTTCCGCAGCAAGACCGAACTGCTGCGTGCGGTCGCCGACCGGATTCTCCTGGCCGCGATGGACGGCTACCGCCCCGAGGGTGACTGGAAGCAGCGCATCACCGCCCTGGCCCTGCGCCTCAGGGAGGCGTTCGGCCGACAGCCCCAGCTCGCCGCGGTCTGGGGGCGGTACGCGTCCGGCGGCGCCGGTTCCCGGCTGGTCGTGGAAGAGGTGCTGCAGGCCCTGCGCGCGTCGGGGCTGCCCGACGAAGAGATCCCGCTGCGCTACCACCGGCTGGCGGTCCTCGTCGCAGCGCTGATCGCCTCCGAGGCCGGAGTCAGCGCCGTCACCCCCGAAGAGCACGAACAAGGCATGGAGCTGTTCCGCGTGGCGGTACTCGGCGCCGATCCCGAACGCTTCCCGGCCCTGGCCCACTTCGCCCGCGACGTCCGCCCCCTCGGTGCGGAGCGCCGCGCCGCGTTCGAAGAGATCCTCGCCGCCCAACTCGCCGACATCGAGGCCGCGATCCGCCCGAGCTAG
- a CDS encoding NPP1 family protein, translated as MVVIGAALAVVVAVPQVAFAAPPPALPGRAEAIELTYQPAYDYDTDGCYPTPAISASGVLNGGLKPTGALNGNCRDASDLENTNGYSRWACNNGWCAVMYALYFEKDQALPGIELGGHRHDWEHVVVWIQGNEAKYVATSAHGDFNVHSRDQIRWDGNHPKIVYHKDGIGTHCFRAANTNDEPPENHRRAWQFPTLVGWSGYPATVRDKLTQADFGSAHFGLKDGSFASHLAEAKPAGIPFDPYQ; from the coding sequence ATGGTGGTCATCGGTGCCGCCCTCGCGGTGGTCGTCGCCGTTCCCCAGGTGGCCTTCGCGGCGCCGCCCCCGGCGCTTCCCGGCAGAGCCGAAGCGATCGAGCTGACCTACCAGCCCGCCTACGACTACGACACCGACGGCTGTTACCCGACGCCCGCCATCAGCGCGAGCGGGGTCCTCAACGGCGGGCTCAAGCCCACCGGCGCCCTCAACGGCAACTGCCGGGACGCCTCCGACCTCGAGAACACCAACGGCTATTCCCGCTGGGCCTGCAACAACGGCTGGTGCGCCGTCATGTACGCGCTCTACTTCGAGAAGGACCAGGCCCTGCCCGGCATCGAGCTCGGCGGCCACCGACACGACTGGGAGCACGTGGTCGTGTGGATCCAGGGCAACGAGGCCAAGTACGTCGCCACCTCCGCCCACGGCGACTTCAACGTCCACTCGCGCGACCAGATCCGCTGGGACGGCAACCACCCCAAGATCGTCTATCACAAGGACGGCATCGGCACGCACTGCTTCCGCGCCGCGAACACCAACGACGAGCCGCCCGAGAACCACCGCCGCGCCTGGCAGTTCCCCACCCTCGTCGGGTGGTCGGGCTACCCGGCGACCGTGCGGGACAAGCTCACCCAGGCCGACTTCGGCAGCGCGCACTTCGGTCTGAAGGACGGCTCCTTCGCCTCCCACCTGGCGGAGGCCAAGCCGGCGGGGATCCCCTTCGACCCGTACCAGTAG
- a CDS encoding substrate-binding domain-containing protein produces MYPKDSHSHRRSTRTAAAALAAAAALVAGCGSGGPSTGAAPPKAGCPTALANARAAVARAENTDAAWHGPTTGPAAVPGKSIVYVAQTMTNPGVAGVAKGVEEAAKAIGWRVRVIDGDGTPAGIQAALSQAITLRPSGIVIGGFDPQLTSQQMARAEAAHIPVIGWHAVGSPGPSERPKLFTNVTTKVEDVARISADWIIARSSGDAGVVLFTDDSIPFAKNKAELIREGLGACSGVRLLSYENIPIPDAAIRTPQAVSSLLSRFQDEWTYSAAINDLYFADAAPALRAAGRPGSGPPFNIGAGDGDPSAFQRINSEQFQAATVPEPLNEQGWQIIDEFNRAFAGRPASGYVAPVHIATADNSDGATSWDPTGYREGYRRIWAG; encoded by the coding sequence GTGTACCCGAAGGACTCGCACTCTCACCGCAGGAGCACCCGCACGGCCGCGGCCGCACTGGCCGCGGCCGCCGCCCTCGTCGCCGGCTGCGGGAGCGGCGGCCCCTCCACCGGAGCCGCGCCGCCCAAGGCCGGCTGCCCCACCGCCCTCGCGAACGCCAGGGCGGCCGTCGCGCGGGCCGAGAACACCGACGCCGCCTGGCACGGCCCCACCACCGGCCCCGCGGCGGTCCCCGGCAAGTCGATCGTCTACGTCGCGCAGACCATGACCAACCCCGGCGTCGCAGGCGTCGCGAAGGGCGTCGAGGAGGCCGCGAAGGCCATCGGCTGGCGGGTCCGGGTGATCGACGGTGACGGCACCCCGGCCGGCATCCAGGCGGCCCTCAGCCAGGCCATCACCCTGCGGCCCTCGGGCATCGTCATCGGCGGCTTCGATCCCCAGCTGACCTCGCAGCAGATGGCGCGGGCCGAAGCGGCGCACATCCCGGTGATCGGCTGGCACGCGGTGGGCTCCCCCGGCCCGAGCGAGAGACCGAAGCTGTTCACCAACGTCACCACCAAGGTGGAGGACGTGGCGAGGATCAGCGCGGACTGGATCATCGCCCGGTCCTCGGGTGATGCCGGAGTCGTCCTCTTCACCGACGACTCGATCCCGTTCGCGAAGAACAAGGCCGAGCTGATCCGCGAGGGGCTCGGCGCCTGTTCCGGTGTACGGCTCCTGAGCTACGAGAACATCCCCATCCCCGACGCCGCGATCCGCACCCCGCAGGCGGTCTCCTCGCTGCTCTCCCGCTTCCAGGACGAGTGGACGTACTCCGCCGCCATCAACGACCTCTACTTCGCGGACGCGGCCCCGGCCCTGCGCGCGGCGGGCAGGCCGGGCTCCGGACCGCCCTTCAACATCGGTGCGGGCGACGGCGACCCCTCCGCCTTCCAGCGGATCAACAGCGAGCAGTTCCAGGCCGCCACCGTGCCCGAGCCGCTGAACGAGCAGGGCTGGCAGATCATCGACGAGTTCAACCGCGCCTTCGCGGGCCGGCCGGCCAGCGGCTACGTGGCCCCCGTGCACATCGCCACGGCCGACAACAGCGACGGCGCCACGTCCTGGGACCCGACCGGCTACCGCGAGGGGTACCGCAGGATCTGGGCGGGCTGA
- a CDS encoding ABC transporter permease: protein MTMPPSSSPSPPPSPPPSPSPSSSRPSPPRSLLDRLRGHHIGTYGLLVLAVLLFLVFSLVLPDTFPTRDNVSSILSNQSIPAILALGATIPIATGKFDLSMGYGLGLAHVMVLKLIVDTGWPWPLACLTVVLGGALVGVLNGVIVEYVRIDSFIATLGTGSMMYAVTGWITDGSRIVPGPDGLPTAFTGLYDSRFLGLPLPAYYVLALAAALWVVLERLPLGRYMYVIGSSRRTADIIGIPSHRYSVYAFAGSGLVTGLAGVLLAAQQQTGNPSVGLDYLLPAFVGALLGSTTIKPGRVNALGTVVAVAVLAIGLAGIGQLGADFWATPLFNGATLLIAVGLAGYSARRRLRTP, encoded by the coding sequence ATGACCATGCCCCCTTCCTCTTCCCCGTCCCCGCCCCCGTCCCCGCCCCCCTCGCCCTCGCCCTCGTCTTCTCGTCCGTCCCCGCCGCGGTCCCTGCTGGACCGCCTGCGGGGCCACCACATCGGCACCTACGGCCTGCTCGTCCTCGCCGTCCTGCTCTTCCTGGTCTTCTCCCTCGTCCTGCCGGACACCTTCCCCACCCGGGACAACGTCTCCTCGATCCTGTCCAACCAGTCGATCCCGGCCATCCTGGCCCTCGGCGCGACCATCCCCATCGCCACCGGCAAGTTCGACCTGTCCATGGGCTACGGCCTCGGCCTGGCCCATGTGATGGTGCTGAAGCTCATCGTCGACACGGGCTGGCCCTGGCCGCTCGCCTGCCTCACCGTGGTCCTCGGCGGGGCACTGGTCGGCGTCCTCAACGGCGTCATCGTCGAGTACGTACGGATCGACTCCTTCATCGCCACGCTCGGCACCGGCAGCATGATGTACGCCGTCACCGGCTGGATCACCGACGGCTCCCGGATCGTCCCCGGCCCGGACGGCCTGCCGACCGCCTTCACCGGCCTCTACGACTCCCGGTTCCTCGGGCTGCCGCTGCCCGCCTACTACGTCCTGGCCCTCGCGGCCGCGCTCTGGGTGGTCCTGGAACGGCTGCCGCTCGGCCGGTACATGTACGTCATCGGCTCCAGCCGGCGCACCGCCGACATCATCGGCATCCCCAGCCACCGGTACTCCGTCTACGCCTTCGCCGGATCGGGCCTGGTCACCGGCCTCGCCGGGGTCCTCCTCGCCGCCCAGCAGCAGACCGGCAACCCGAGCGTCGGGCTGGACTACCTGCTCCCCGCATTCGTCGGCGCCCTGCTCGGGTCCACCACGATCAAACCCGGCCGCGTCAACGCCCTCGGCACCGTCGTGGCGGTCGCGGTCCTCGCCATCGGCCTCGCCGGCATCGGCCAGCTCGGAGCCGACTTCTGGGCCACGCCCCTGTTCAACGGGGCCACCCTGCTCATCGCCGTCGGCCTGGCCGGCTACTCCGCCCGGCGCCGGCTGCGCACCCCCTAG